The following proteins are co-located in the Tripterygium wilfordii isolate XIE 37 chromosome 2, ASM1340144v1, whole genome shotgun sequence genome:
- the LOC120012799 gene encoding serine/threonine-protein phosphatase 2A 65 kDa regulatory subunit A beta isoform-like produces MSMVDEPLYPVAVLIDELKNDDIQLRLNSIRKLSTIACALGEERTRKELIPFLSENNDDDNEVLLAMAEELGVFIPYVGGVQHAHVLLPPLETLCIVEETCVRDKAVESLCRIGSHIRENDLVDWFIPLVKRLAVGEWFTARVSACGLFHIAYPNAPEMVKTELRSIYGQLSQDDMPMVRRSAASNLGKFAATVEPAHLKSKIMSIFDNLTQDDQDSVRLLAVEGCAALGKLLEPQECVAYILPVIVNFSQDKSWRVRYMVANQLYELCEAVGPEPTRTDLVPAYVRLLRDNEAEVRIAAAGKVTKFCQILSPNLAIQHILPSVKELSSDSSQHVRSALASVIMGMAPVLGKDATIEQLLPIFLSFLKDEFPDVRLNIISKLDQVNQVIGIDLLSQSLLPAIVELAEDKHWRVRLAIIEYIPLLARQLGVGFFDDKLGSLCMQWLQDKVYSIRDAAANNLKRLAEEFGPEWAMQHIIPQVLEMVNNSHYLYRMIIIYAISLFAPVMGSEITCSKLLPAVVNASNDRVPNIKFNVAKVLQSLIPIVDQSVVEKTIQPCLVELSEDPDVDVHFFANQALQSIDQVMMSS; encoded by the exons ATGTCTATGGTTGATGAACCACTATATCCAGTAGCTGTTCTCATAGATGAGCTTAAAAATGATGACATCCAGCTTCGATTGAACTCAATCCGTAAGCTGTCAACAATTGCTTGTGCTCTTGGTGAGGAGCGGACCAGGAAGGAACTCATACCATTCCTAAGTGAAaacaatgatgatgataatgaggtGCTTCTTGCAATGGCGGAAGAGTTGGGTGTGTTTATTCCATATGTCGGGGGAGTGCAACATGCCCATGTTTTACTTCCTCCTCTGGAAACCCTTTGCATTGTTGAGGAAACCTGTGTGAGAGACAAAGCAGTGGAGTCATTGTGCAGAATAGGTTCTCACATAAGGGAGAATGACTTGGTTGACTGGTTTATTCCTCTGGTCAAG AGATTGGCAGTTGGTGAATGGTTTACAGCTCGAGTTTCTGCATGTGGTCTATTTCATATTGCTTACCCAAATGCCCCGGAAATGGTGAAGACGGAACTGCGATCAATATATGGGCAGCTGTCTCAGGATGACATGCCAATGGTTAGGAGGTCTGCTGCTTCTAATCTGGGAAAGTTTGCTGCAACAGTTGAACCTGCTCATTTGAAGTCTAAAATCATGTCAATATTTGACAATCTTACCCAGGATG ATCAAGATTCTGTACGGTTATTGGCTGTTGAGGGTTGTGCTGCTCTTGGCAAATTGTTGGAACCTCAGGAGTGTGTTGCATATATTCTCCCTGTTATTGTCAATTTCTCTCAG GATAAGTCGTGGCGTGTGCGTTATATGGTTGCAAATCAATTATATGAGCTTTGTGAAGCTGTAGGGCCAGAACCCACGAG gaCGGACTTGGTCCCTGCATATGTGCGGTTACTTCGTGATAATGAGGCTGAAGTACGTATTGCAGCTGCAGGCAAAGTAACTAAGTTTTGCCAGATCTTAAGTCCCAATCTTGCCATCCAACATATTCTCCCCTCCGTGAAG GAATTATCATCAGATTCTTCCCAGCATGTGCGCTCTGCTTTGGCCTCTGTTATAATGGGAATGGCTCCTGTGTTAGGGAAG GATGCAACCATCGAGCAACTTCTTCcaatttttctctcctttttgaAGGATGAATTTCCCGATGTACGCCTCAACATTATCAGCAAGCTTGATCAAGTGAATCAG GTTATTGGAATTGATTTGTTGTCCCAATCATTGCTACCAGCCATTGTTGAGCTTGCAGAGGATAAACATTGGAGAGTTCGCCTTGCAATTATCGAATATATTCCTTTGTTGGCTAGACAGTTGGGTGTAGGGTTTTTTGACGATAAACTTGGTTCCCTTTGCATGCAGTGGCTGCAGGATAAG GTTTACTCGATTCGAGATGCTGCTGCTAACAATTTAAAACGCCTTGCTGAAGAGTTTGGTCCGGAGTGGGCAATGCAGCACATAATCCCTCAG GTGCTGGAGATGGTAAACAATTCACATTATTTGTATCGGATGATCATTATATATGCTATCTCTCTCTTTGCCCCTGTTATGGGCTCAGAAATTACATGTTCTAAATTGTTGCCAGCAGTCGTCAATGCATCAAATGACAG AGTACCCAACATTAAATTCAATGTGGCAAAGGTGCTGCAGTCCCTGATTCCCATAGTTGATCAGTCG GTGGTGGAGAAGACAATTCAACCCTGCTTGGTTGAGCTCAGCGAGGATCCAGATGTTGATGTCCATTTTTTCGCCAACCAAGCGCTGCAGTCGATTGATCAGGTCATGATGTCTAGCTAG